From the genome of Metarhizium brunneum chromosome 4, complete sequence, one region includes:
- the RAT1 gene encoding 5'-3' exoribonuclease 2 has protein sequence MGIPAAFRWLSNKYPKIISPVIEDQPVVMPDGSIVPVDTSSRNPNGEEFDNLYLDMNGIVHPCSHPEDKPAPEDEEAMMLEVFKYTDRVVNMVRPRKLLMIAVDGVAPRAKMNQQRSRRFRSAQDAKEKEENKKELLKLVKQQNGGVLPPDHIESVAKKVFDNNSITPGTPFMDILAVSLRYWCQYKLNTDPAWAKMKVLISDATVPGEGEHKIMSFIRSQRASPEYDPNTRHVIYGLDADLIMLGLATHEPHFRVLREDVFFQEGRARTCQLCGQKGHEARNCRGEAKEKADDVDDKPGNVTLKPFIWLHVSVLREYLAAELAVPGLPFRFDLERAIDDWVFMCCFVGNDFLPHLPALEIREHGIDTLTTIWRNNLPTMGGYVTKDGHIDLERAQRILDGLAKQEDEIFKRRKEQEDRREANAKRRKLQQNNNSYRGSRGSLAEDRKYGHHDPSQGLPLYPISSYPKEPPRAITHDMVVNKSSAQAANVANKSAASIIKDQIREANRHGSVTTEPEASSSILGKRKAESQSDTETANTNTEVGTVQASKAEHPASAEDHVDTVRLWEDGYADRYYQQKFHRSPDDISFRHEVARAYVEGLAWVLLYYFQGCPSWEWYYPYHYAPFAADFKDLANMDIVFEKGRVSKPFEQLMSVLPAASRHALPEVFHPLMTDEDSEIIDFYPEDFEVDLNGKKMAWQGVALLPFIDMPRLLAAVQTKYPLLSSAEAARNATGRDVLLLSDNNGSMYDDILTKFYSKRQECSKFKLNPKNSDGLSGKVEKRDDYVPHGALQYPLARGAMPNLDYDKSVSVYYDMPQTYQTHKSMLLRGANLPPPALTPSDVEVIRGPMAPTASWWPRLWDRSSAAAAASIWW, from the exons ATGGGTATCCCAGCTGCCTTTCGATGGCTCTCCAACAAATATCCCAAGATCATCTCACCGGTGATTGAAGACCAACCGGTTGTAATGCCGGATGGTTCTATTGTACCTGTTGATACGAGTAGTCGCAATCCGAATGGCGAGGAATTCGATAACCTCTACCTTGATATGAACGGCATCGTTCATCCTTGTTCACATCCGGAAGACAAACCCGCGcctgaggatgaggaggcaATGATGCTCGAGGTATTCAAGTATACAGACCGTGTCGTCAACATGGTTAGACCTCGGAAGCTCCTCATGATTGCTGTTG ATGGTGTTGCACCTCGCGCCAAAATGAACCAGCAACGCTCTCGACGGTTCCGATCCGCGCAAGATGccaaagaaaaggaagagaataAGAAGGAGCTGCTGAAACTTGTGAAACAACAAAACGGCGGAGTTCTGCCGCCGGATCACATCGAAAGTGTCGCCAAGAAAGTTTTCGACAACAACTCCATCACACCGGGTACACCTTTCATGGATATATTGGCCGTGAGCTTGCGGTATTGGTGCCAATATAAACTAAACACGGATCCAGCCTGGGCTAAAATGAAGGTCTTGATTTCTGATGCCACAGTCCcgggcgagggcgagcaCAAAATCATGTCCTTTATTCGGTCTCAGAGAGCATCGCCGGAATACGACCCCAATACCCGTCATGTTATCTATGGGCTGGATGCTGATCTAATCATGCTAGGCTTAGCAACACACGAGCCGCACTTTCGAGTTCTTCGAGAAGATGTATTCTTTCAGGAAGGAAGGGCTAGAACATGCCAGCTGTGCGGACAAAAAGGACATGAAGCACGGAATTGCCGAGGCGAGGCAAAAGAGAAGGCGGACGATGTCGATGACAAGCCTGGCAATGTTACACTCAAGCCCTTCATCTGGCTACACGTTTCGGTGCTGCGGGAGTATCTCGCAGCTGAATTAGCCGTTCCTGGATTACCATTTCGATTCGATCTGGAGCGGGCGATTGATGATTGGGTCTTCATGTGCTGCTTTGTCGGAAACGATTTTCTTCCACATCTGCCAGCCTTGGAGATCCGAGAGCATGGCATTGATACCTTGACAACCATCTGGAGAAATAATTTGCCAACCATGGGCGGTTATGTTACAAAAGACGGACACATAGATCTAGAAAGGGCACAGCGAATTTTGGATGGTCTTGCAAAGCAAGAAGACGAGATATTCAAGCGTCGAAAAGAGCAAGAAGACCGCCGTGAGGCAAACGCAAAGCGGAGAAAGCTGCAACAGAACAACAACTCATATCGCGGAAGCCGCGGAAGCCTTGCTGAAGACCGCAAATATGGTCACCACGATCCATCTCAGGGACTGCCTCTTTATCCTATCTCCTCATACCCTAAGGAACCACCTCGAGCTATCACTCATGATATGGTGGTGAATAAGAGCTCTGCTCAAGCCGCGAATGTTGCCAACAAAAGCGCCGCAAGCATCATTAAGGACCAAATACGAGAAGCGAATCGACATGGTTCTGTCACGACTGAGCCCGAGGCTTCATCTTCCATCTTGGGCAAGCGTAAAGCGGAATCCCAGTCGGACACGGAAACGGCCAATACAAACACTGAAGTCGGCACTGTGCAAGCTAGTAAAGCAGAGCATCCAGCGTCAGCGGAAGACCATGTTGACACAGTCCGCTTGTGGGAGGATGGGTACGCCGATAGGTATTACCAGCAGAAGTTTCACCGCAGTCCCGATGATATCTCTTTTCGACACGAGGTAGCTCGGGCGTATGTTGAGGGGCTGGCTTGGGTCCTCCTATACTATTTTCAGGGCTGTCCTTCGTGGGAGTGGTACTACCCGTATCACTACGCCCCGTTTGCAGCGGATTTTAAAGACCTTGCGAACATGGATATCGTCTTCGAGAAGGGGAGGGTGTCCAAACCGTTCGAGCAGCTGATGAGTGTCTTGCCAGCAGCCTCACGCCACGCCCTCCCTGAAGTTTTTCACCCCTTGATGACAGATGAGGACAGCGAAATAATTGACTTTTATCCTGAAGATTTCGAAGTAGATCTGAATGGGAAAAAGATGGCATGGCAAGGTGTCGCCTTGCTACCGTTCATTGACATGCCCAGACTGCTGGCCGCTGTGCAGACCAAGTACCCACTTCTAAGCTCTGCAGAGGCCGCGAGGAATGCTACGGGAAGAGATGTGCTTCTGTTGTCGGACAACAACGGGAGCATGTATGACGATATTTTAACCAAATTTTATTCTAAACGACAAGAATGCTCCAAATTCAAGCTGAATCCGAAAAACAGTGATGGCTTGTCGGGGAAAGTTGAGAAGCGGGATGATTATGTCCCACACGGAGCGCTGCAGTATCCTCTAGCAAGGGGTGCCATGCCGAACTTGGACTATGATAAGTCTGTTAG CGTCTACTATGATATGCCTCAAACATATCAAACCCATAAATCAATGTTGTTACGAGGAGCAAATCTTCCGCCTCCTGCGCTTACCCCCAGTGATGTGGAAGTTATTCGGG GCCCCATGGCGCCCACCGCCTCCTGGTGGCCGCGGCTTTGGGATAGGAgttccgccgccgccgccgccagcataTGGTGGTAA